One genomic segment of uncultured Desulfobacter sp. includes these proteins:
- the nifE gene encoding nitrogenase iron-molybdenum cofactor biosynthesis protein NifE: MTTISVLKQREKQIYQKGKQPFEMACETKSLAGAVSQRACVFCCSRVVLCPIADALHLIHGPIGCASYTWDIRGAQSSGPELHRMSFSTDLSETDIIYGGEKKLKKALLELIEKYSPKAAFIYCTCIVGIIGDDVDAVCRQVEEETNIPVIAVHSEGFKGTKKDGYKAVCDALFSLIERNNAPRVTIPDSINILGEFNIGGETWIIKKYYEAMGVKVVSVITGDGRVDEVMQAGNAALNVVQCSGSVTHLAQQMEKEYGIPYIRVSYFGIEDTSDALYQVAVHFKKNPEILKKTQDLIKKEVQAIVPTLEAMKKDLEGKKASIYVGGAFKGFSMIKALKTLGMEVVLAGSQTGTQEDYDVLRQMCNEGTVIVDDSNPLELAKYSVEKDADLFIGGVKERPIAYKMGIGFCDHNHERKIPLVGFEGMVNFAKEVHGTVTSPVWDLVPRRHNPTGRGGVI; this comes from the coding sequence ATGACCACCATATCGGTACTTAAACAGAGAGAAAAACAGATCTACCAGAAGGGTAAACAGCCTTTTGAGATGGCATGTGAAACCAAGAGCCTGGCCGGCGCGGTCAGCCAGCGGGCCTGTGTCTTCTGCTGCTCCAGGGTGGTGCTTTGCCCCATTGCCGACGCCTTGCACCTGATTCACGGTCCCATCGGGTGCGCCTCTTATACCTGGGACATCAGAGGGGCCCAATCTTCGGGTCCGGAGCTGCACCGGATGAGTTTTTCAACAGACCTGTCAGAAACCGATATTATTTATGGCGGCGAAAAAAAGCTGAAAAAAGCATTGCTGGAGCTCATTGAAAAATATTCACCCAAAGCGGCCTTTATCTATTGTACCTGTATTGTGGGTATTATTGGCGATGACGTGGACGCGGTCTGCCGACAGGTCGAAGAAGAGACTAACATCCCTGTCATCGCTGTCCACTCCGAAGGATTTAAAGGCACTAAAAAAGATGGATACAAGGCGGTCTGTGACGCCTTGTTCAGTCTCATCGAAAGAAACAACGCCCCCCGGGTCACCATCCCCGACTCCATCAATATCCTGGGCGAATTCAATATTGGTGGAGAGACATGGATCATAAAAAAATATTATGAAGCCATGGGGGTGAAGGTAGTCTCCGTGATCACCGGAGACGGCCGGGTGGACGAAGTGATGCAGGCGGGCAATGCCGCCCTGAATGTGGTCCAGTGTTCAGGGTCGGTCACCCATCTGGCACAACAGATGGAAAAAGAGTACGGCATCCCTTATATACGGGTCTCCTATTTCGGTATTGAAGATACTTCGGATGCCCTGTATCAGGTGGCGGTACACTTTAAGAAAAATCCTGAGATTTTAAAAAAGACCCAGGACCTGATTAAAAAGGAAGTCCAGGCCATTGTTCCCACCCTGGAAGCCATGAAAAAAGACCTTGAAGGAAAAAAAGCATCCATATACGTAGGCGGTGCGTTCAAGGGTTTCTCCATGATCAAGGCATTAAAAACCCTGGGCATGGAAGTGGTTCTGGCCGGATCACAGACCGGCACCCAGGAAGATTATGACGTGCTCAGGCAAATGTGCAACGAGGGTACGGTCATCGTAGACGACTCAAATCCCCTGGAGCTGGCCAAGTATTCCGTTGAAAAGGATGCGGATCTGTTCATCGGTGGTGTTAAAGAACGCCCCATTGCCTATAAGATGGGTATCGGGTTCTGTGATCATAATCATGAACGAAAAATTCCCCTGGTCGGCTTTGAAGGCATGGTCAATTTTGCCAAAGAAGTCCATGGAACCGTTACAAGTCCGGTATGGGATCTGGTTCCCAGGCGGCACAACCCAACCGGAAGGGGAGGTGTGATATGA
- a CDS encoding nitrogenase component 1 has protein sequence MFFTGTPGKAFTKRIKEITARFGDDINVKTPSDLFYLHQLIKNEPVDLLICNSYGKYIARDEDIPFVRHGFPILDRIGHSYFPSVGYSGGLHFLEKILSALMDRTDRDAPEERFELVE, from the coding sequence GTGTTTTTTACCGGTACCCCGGGCAAGGCCTTTACTAAACGGATAAAGGAGATTACGGCCAGGTTTGGCGACGATATCAATGTCAAGACGCCAAGTGATCTGTTCTACCTGCATCAGTTAATCAAAAACGAACCTGTGGATCTGCTCATCTGCAACTCCTACGGCAAGTACATAGCCCGGGACGAGGATATTCCCTTTGTACGCCATGGCTTTCCTATCCTGGACCGCATCGGCCACTCCTACTTCCCCTCCGTAGGATACAGCGGGGGGCTGCACTTCCTGGAAAAAATCCTGAGCGCCCTGATGGACCGCACGGATCGGGATGCACCAGAAGAACGTTTTGAGCTGGTAGAATAA
- the nifD gene encoding nitrogenase molybdenum-iron protein alpha chain produces MTGKRTSTVNPEEIKKEILKKYPPKVARKRAKQLTPVTGEDKDDLKIAANVRTVPGIITQRGCCYAGCKGVIMGPTRDIINLTHGPIGCGFYSWLTRRNQTRPPTEESDNYMPYCFSTDMQDEDIVFGGEKKLKAALQEAYDIFKPKAISIFSTCPVGLIGDDIHAVAREMKEKLGINIWGFSCEGYKGVSQSAGHHIANNAIFTHVVGLDDTLMDAKFKINLLGEYNIGGDGFIIEDLLNKCGIELVSTFSGNSTYDQFANCHTADLNAVMCHRSINYVADMLERKYGIPWIKVSFLGPTSTASSLRKIAAYFEDQELIERVEEVIAEEMVPVEAKIKEVKPRCEGKTAMMFVGGSRAHHYQELFRAMGMEVLSAGYEFAHRDDYEGRDIIPTLKIDADSRNIEELEIEPDETRYNPRKTEEQMKALEENGFPFKEYDGMKYDMVDGSMMVDDISQHETDTLLALYKPDIFCAGIKEKYTVQKHGIPMKQLHSYDTGGPYAVFKGFVNFCDEIDRMLNANIWEYLEAPWQKDPELSAKYNLE; encoded by the coding sequence ATGACCGGAAAAAGAACCAGTACCGTTAACCCGGAAGAGATTAAAAAGGAAATACTTAAAAAATATCCGCCCAAAGTGGCTCGGAAACGCGCTAAGCAACTCACACCCGTGACCGGCGAGGATAAAGACGACCTTAAGATCGCGGCTAATGTCAGGACGGTTCCCGGCATCATTACCCAAAGGGGATGCTGCTATGCCGGCTGCAAAGGCGTTATCATGGGCCCGACACGGGATATTATCAATTTAACCCACGGCCCCATCGGTTGCGGATTCTACTCCTGGCTGACCCGGCGCAACCAGACCCGTCCCCCAACGGAAGAATCCGACAATTATATGCCTTACTGCTTTTCCACGGACATGCAGGACGAGGACATTGTTTTCGGCGGGGAAAAGAAACTGAAAGCAGCCCTCCAGGAAGCGTATGACATTTTTAAACCCAAAGCCATCTCAATTTTTTCCACCTGTCCGGTGGGTCTGATCGGCGACGATATCCATGCCGTGGCAAGAGAGATGAAAGAAAAGCTGGGCATCAACATCTGGGGATTTTCCTGTGAAGGCTACAAGGGTGTCAGCCAGTCCGCGGGCCATCACATTGCCAACAACGCGATTTTTACCCATGTTGTGGGCTTGGATGATACGTTAATGGACGCGAAATTTAAAATCAACCTGCTGGGTGAATACAACATCGGCGGGGATGGATTCATCATTGAAGACCTGCTCAACAAATGCGGTATCGAACTGGTCTCCACATTTTCCGGCAACTCCACCTATGACCAGTTTGCCAACTGCCATACTGCAGACCTGAATGCGGTTATGTGTCACCGGTCCATTAACTATGTGGCAGACATGCTGGAGAGAAAGTACGGCATTCCCTGGATAAAAGTCAGTTTCCTGGGACCGACATCAACAGCCAGCAGTTTACGCAAAATAGCGGCCTATTTCGAAGACCAGGAACTCATTGAGCGGGTGGAAGAGGTCATTGCAGAAGAAATGGTTCCTGTTGAAGCCAAAATTAAAGAGGTTAAGCCACGGTGTGAAGGAAAAACCGCCATGATGTTTGTGGGCGGTTCCCGGGCCCACCACTACCAGGAATTGTTCAGGGCCATGGGTATGGAAGTGCTTTCCGCCGGCTACGAATTTGCCCACAGGGATGACTACGAAGGCCGCGACATCATTCCAACCCTAAAAATAGATGCTGACTCCAGAAACATTGAGGAGCTGGAAATCGAACCGGACGAGACCCGGTATAACCCCAGAAAAACCGAAGAGCAGATGAAAGCCTTGGAGGAAAATGGTTTTCCGTTTAAGGAATATGACGGCATGAAATACGATATGGTCGATGGCTCCATGATGGTGGACGATATTTCTCAACATGAAACAGACACCTTGCTCGCCTTGTACAAGCCGGATATTTTTTGTGCGGGTATCAAGGAAAAATATACGGTCCAAAAGCACGGTATTCCCATGAAGCAGCTCCACTCCTATGACACAGGCGGGCCTTATGCGGTATTCAAGGGGTTTGTCAATTTTTGTGATGAAATTGACCGCATGCTTAACGCCAATATCTGGGAGTACCTGGAAGCGCCCTGGCAAAAGGACCCGGAGCTGTCCGCCAAGTACAATTTGGAATAA
- a CDS encoding P-II family nitrogen regulator encodes MNANQTGQPGDGKIWVKPTDDSISVRASERGDTVLDEF; translated from the coding sequence ATTAATGCCAACCAAACCGGACAGCCCGGAGACGGGAAGATCTGGGTTAAGCCCACCGACGATTCCATCTCTGTGAGGGCATCTGAACGTGGAGATACCGTTCTTGATGAATTTTAA
- the nifH gene encoding nitrogenase iron protein produces MRKVAIYGKGGIGKSTTTQNTVAGLVESGKKIMIVGCDPKSDSTRLMLNGLAQKTVLDTLREEGEDVELEDVRKVGYGGVLCTESGGPEPGVGCAGRGIITSINLLEQLGAYDEEQHLDYVFYDVLGDVVCGGFAMPIREGKAQEIYIVVSGEMMAMYAANNICKGIVKFAQSGGVRLGGLICNSRQVDNEEEMILQLAAKLGTQMLHFVPRDNMVQQAEINRKTVIDFAPDHGQADEYRALSQKMDENEMFVIPKPLEIEELENMLIEYGIAS; encoded by the coding sequence ATGAGAAAGGTAGCAATCTACGGAAAAGGCGGCATCGGTAAATCCACTACAACCCAGAATACGGTAGCAGGACTGGTGGAATCCGGCAAAAAAATTATGATCGTGGGCTGCGACCCAAAGTCTGACTCCACACGGCTTATGCTCAACGGTCTGGCCCAGAAAACCGTTCTGGATACCCTTAGAGAAGAGGGTGAAGATGTTGAACTCGAAGATGTTAGGAAAGTTGGATACGGCGGGGTTCTGTGTACGGAATCCGGCGGACCGGAACCGGGTGTCGGTTGCGCGGGCCGGGGCATCATCACCTCCATCAACCTGTTGGAACAGCTGGGTGCCTATGACGAAGAACAGCATTTGGATTATGTATTTTATGATGTTCTGGGCGACGTGGTGTGCGGCGGGTTTGCCATGCCCATCCGTGAAGGCAAGGCACAGGAGATCTATATTGTTGTCTCCGGCGAGATGATGGCCATGTACGCGGCTAACAATATCTGCAAGGGTATCGTAAAATTTGCCCAGTCCGGCGGGGTGCGTCTCGGCGGCCTGATTTGTAACTCCCGTCAGGTCGATAACGAAGAGGAAATGATTTTACAGCTGGCTGCAAAATTGGGCACCCAGATGCTTCATTTTGTTCCCAGGGATAACATGGTCCAGCAGGCTGAGATTAACAGAAAAACCGTCATTGATTTTGCACCGGATCACGGCCAGGCCGATGAATACCGGGCTCTGTCCCAAAAAATGGATGAAAATGAGATGTTCGTCATTCCCAAGCCACTGGAAATTGAAGAGCTTGAGAATATGCTCATTGAATACGGAATCGCTTCATAA
- a CDS encoding lysophospholipid acyltransferase family protein, whose product MSYSKKVINRVFSAVFIAFICITSAVFFCVACVLRICTAPFDPRRIVSNVFSAFWASVYIWVMPPWSVNVVGRQKLDMRKNYVFVSNHQSQLDILVLYRLLFPYRWVSKISVFRLPFVGWNMALNNGDIKLKRGNKDSIKAMMGECETLLRKNISIFFFPEGTRSKDGRIGMFKPGAFLLAKKTGVDIQPIAICNTNKALPKHSLTFQGHTKMTVKVLDTIPFSRFRDMAPEKIADMTRTLISDHIESCRESV is encoded by the coding sequence ATGAGTTATAGTAAAAAGGTGATAAATCGGGTTTTTTCAGCCGTATTTATTGCTTTTATCTGTATCACATCCGCCGTTTTTTTCTGTGTGGCCTGTGTGTTGCGGATATGCACCGCGCCTTTTGATCCGAGACGGATTGTGTCAAATGTTTTCAGTGCGTTCTGGGCTTCGGTTTATATCTGGGTTATGCCGCCCTGGTCCGTAAACGTTGTGGGGCGGCAAAAGCTTGATATGCGGAAAAACTATGTGTTTGTATCCAATCATCAAAGCCAGCTGGACATCCTTGTGCTTTACCGACTGCTGTTTCCCTACCGGTGGGTGTCCAAGATTTCCGTTTTCCGGCTGCCGTTCGTTGGATGGAATATGGCGCTTAACAATGGGGATATTAAACTCAAGCGTGGTAACAAGGACAGTATCAAGGCCATGATGGGCGAATGTGAGACGCTTTTACGGAAAAATATCTCCATTTTTTTCTTTCCCGAAGGCACAAGATCCAAAGACGGCCGTATCGGCATGTTCAAACCCGGCGCATTTCTCCTGGCCAAAAAAACAGGTGTTGATATTCAGCCCATTGCCATTTGCAATACCAATAAGGCGTTGCCTAAACACTCGTTGACCTTTCAAGGGCACACGAAGATGACGGTAAAGGTGCTGGATACCATTCCTTTTTCCCGGTTCAGGGATATGGCCCCTGAAAAGATTGCCGACATGACAAGGACTTTGATTTCGGATCATATTGAAAGTTGCCGGGAATCGGTCTGA
- the map gene encoding type I methionyl aminopeptidase yields the protein MKIKSTAIRPNELCPCGSGKKFKNCCRNKKTEISLKDKYKNKYDIILKTPEQVDGIRKCGELLLSIMEGVEDMIRPGLKTDDINTYVHEQTIKAGAVPAPLNYRGFPKSVCVSVNDVICHGIPGERVLEDGDIVNVDITPILNGYYADANRTFFVGTPGRDAQKIVAVAAESLRLGIEQVKPGATLGDIGHAIQKYAEGQGCSVVREFVGHGVGLDFHEQPQVLHFGRPGTGVILVPGMVFTIEPMVNLGKKELHVLEDRWTAVTNDGSLSAQFEQTLLVTEDGYESLTPYEL from the coding sequence ATGAAAATTAAATCAACGGCCATTCGACCCAATGAGCTCTGCCCGTGCGGCAGCGGGAAAAAATTCAAAAATTGCTGCAGGAACAAAAAAACTGAAATTTCTTTAAAGGATAAGTATAAAAATAAATATGACATTATTTTGAAAACGCCCGAACAGGTTGACGGTATCAGAAAATGCGGCGAATTGCTTTTATCCATTATGGAAGGGGTTGAGGATATGATTCGACCCGGCTTGAAAACCGATGACATCAACACCTATGTCCATGAACAGACCATAAAAGCCGGGGCCGTACCTGCACCGCTCAACTACAGGGGGTTTCCCAAAAGTGTCTGCGTTTCCGTTAATGATGTTATCTGCCACGGAATACCCGGCGAGCGGGTGCTTGAGGATGGAGATATTGTTAATGTGGATATCACTCCGATTTTGAATGGCTACTATGCCGACGCCAATAGAACCTTTTTTGTGGGAACGCCCGGACGCGATGCCCAGAAAATTGTTGCCGTGGCGGCTGAAAGCCTGCGGCTGGGTATAGAACAGGTCAAACCCGGAGCTACTTTAGGCGATATTGGGCATGCCATTCAAAAATATGCCGAAGGTCAGGGATGTTCGGTTGTCAGAGAGTTTGTGGGGCATGGTGTTGGTCTTGATTTTCATGAACAGCCCCAGGTTCTTCATTTTGGACGGCCCGGTACCGGCGTGATCCTTGTTCCAGGCATGGTGTTCACGATTGAACCCATGGTCAATTTAGGCAAAAAAGAACTCCATGTGCTTGAGGACCGTTGGACAGCTGTAACCAATGACGGGTCCCTGTCCGCTCAATTTGAGCAGACTCTTCTTGTGACGGAAGACGGGTACGAGAGTTTAACCCCATATGAGTTATAG
- the miaB gene encoding tRNA (N6-isopentenyl adenosine(37)-C2)-methylthiotransferase MiaB, whose product MSQDKLKAYVNTIGCQMNVYDSQILAGLLQNAGYEQTRDPELADLVLCNTCAIRHKAQEKAYSFLGRFAGTRIKGKRPLTIMAGCVAQKEKEKAFSRLPHLDLVLGTQAFGRFETHIKALAAGETRIVDTEPSENIFEGFPKDALAEKIQVSRFVTIMQGCENFCTYCVVPYTRGKERSRNPFAIVEEIEGLAGSGVREITLLGQNVNSYAGNNGQVSFADLLHLVSKVDGIERIRFATSHPKDLSNDLIQAMKDIDKVCNHLHLPVQSGSDDILKRMNRKYDRDTYFTRISALRQACPDIALSTDIIVGFPGETRSDFQQTINLLETVGFDAVFAFSYSARSFTPAAKFSNQLDEQTKRDRLNELLDFQEKITEKKNKAFVGKKVRVLVEGDSPKPRDGLVKKNKNTRQMFGRSDANKIVHFASDQAGIGDLVTLQIIDAYPHSLWGEVCESD is encoded by the coding sequence TGGCAGGTCTTTTGCAGAATGCAGGGTATGAACAGACCCGTGATCCGGAGCTGGCGGATCTGGTTTTGTGTAATACCTGTGCCATCCGCCATAAGGCCCAGGAAAAGGCCTATAGTTTTCTGGGCCGCTTTGCAGGCACAAGGATTAAAGGAAAACGTCCGCTGACCATCATGGCCGGTTGTGTGGCTCAAAAAGAAAAGGAAAAAGCGTTTTCACGCCTGCCGCATCTTGACTTGGTTTTAGGCACCCAGGCCTTTGGTCGTTTTGAAACCCATATTAAAGCACTGGCTGCCGGTGAAACCCGCATTGTAGATACAGAACCCAGTGAAAATATTTTCGAAGGCTTTCCAAAGGATGCATTGGCCGAAAAAATTCAGGTGTCACGCTTTGTAACCATCATGCAGGGGTGTGAAAATTTTTGCACTTATTGTGTGGTGCCTTATACCCGGGGAAAGGAAAGAAGCCGGAATCCATTTGCTATCGTAGAAGAAATTGAAGGGCTGGCCGGTTCCGGGGTGCGTGAGATTACCCTGCTGGGCCAGAACGTTAATTCCTATGCCGGTAATAATGGACAGGTTTCTTTTGCTGATTTGCTTCATCTTGTCAGCAAAGTGGACGGCATTGAACGTATCCGGTTTGCCACATCCCATCCCAAGGATTTATCAAATGATCTGATCCAGGCCATGAAGGATATTGACAAAGTGTGCAACCATCTTCATCTGCCGGTTCAGTCCGGTTCAGATGATATATTAAAGCGGATGAATCGCAAATATGACCGTGACACCTATTTTACAAGAATTTCAGCCTTGAGGCAGGCTTGCCCGGATATTGCCCTGTCCACGGACATTATTGTTGGGTTTCCCGGAGAAACGAGATCTGATTTTCAGCAAACCATAAATCTGCTTGAAACCGTAGGATTTGATGCGGTTTTTGCCTTTTCTTATTCAGCAAGATCATTTACGCCGGCTGCAAAATTTTCAAATCAGCTTGATGAACAGACCAAACGGGACAGGCTCAACGAACTTCTCGATTTCCAGGAGAAGATAACAGAAAAGAAGAACAAGGCCTTTGTCGGCAAAAAAGTTAGGGTGCTGGTGGAAGGCGACAGCCCTAAACCCAGGGACGGACTCGTAAAGAAGAATAAAAATACCAGACAGATGTTCGGCAGAAGCGATGCAAACAAAATTGTGCATTTTGCATCGGACCAGGCCGGCATCGGAGATTTGGTCACACTTCAAATTATAGACGCATACCCCCATTCCCTTTGGGGAGAGGTGTGCGAAAGCGATTAA